Below is a window of Syngnathus acus chromosome 8, fSynAcu1.2, whole genome shotgun sequence DNA.
CAATATAAATGctataattacatttttacactttaaaaaaaaataaaaaatcaactgACTCAAAGATCAAGGTTTAACGTACCTGTATTCAACAAACCaagacagaaaaagtgtgaccGTTTTAGTTTGGGGCAAAAAGTGTCGCATGCCGGGTACAGTGGGAGTCTTTGTTAGGAAAGAACAGCGCCAGTGTTTGCAACCAAATGTCCCCAtcttctccttcctccttTCTTCACATGGCGAGACTGTTTGCTTAAAACGCGTGCTGTTCAGCTCCCAACCaaataacacacaaacacacaccaaagAGACGCATTGTGCAACGTTTCATAGCCTCGTGGTTataacacaaaacatttcatgcaTTTAAATCCGCGATACGGGCGGCGcgctggttagcacgtccgcctcgcaGTTCAGAAGTGGAAGGTTAGAGTCTGGCctttggagggagggagggagggagggagggagggagggagggagggagggatggatggagagaTATTGACTGATGTCACTTCTAGTAGAAGTACGTCAAAGGAATAACAAAATATGTACAGTCCATTattaagtatttatttacaacaaaGGTTTTGTTGTACAGTACATGATTCCATTTGGGCCACACTCTCTCGCCAAAATGCAACCCGAAGCTCTTAAAGCTCCCTGAATGCCCCCGTGGCGCTTCACTGATGTTCTTCTTCACACTATATTAAAGTGTGTAAAAGTGATTTGCATTGACCCTAGTTAAATTCGAATTGCCGCCTAAATAATCTTTAAACGAACGCTTATTTTCAGAACACGGCTGCGGGGCTACTGACGTGATGGTGTTGCTCTCCTAAGTAAtgtgtaatttaattaaattttttagAGTGTGATCAGGATTGCATTCGTCCAGTTTTCGTCCGCCATTTTGAATTTGCAAAGGCTTAATATCTTTTACATCTCCACTCATATGCATTAAACATGGAGTGGATGGCATCTCTGTAGGATGATGTGACTGAATATTGTGAATCGAGCGGAGAGTAAATTTGAGTCATTAGCAAGAAAATTCAGAAAATGTTGTGCAAGAATTTGGCTGCAAACAATGGGATGCTTTGTTGGGGATGTTTCTGCATTTTGTCCTTTTGGACAGGCAAGGCATGATGTGCCTTGcaaaaaatgttccattttcAGAAACTGCTTAAGTATTCAACACTTGGCTTGCGATAATGTGACAAAAGGTTCTTTGAAGCAAATGTTTGGTCTTGACGTGAACGACACTAATAATTCAATATCTTTACTTCATGAGATGGAAccatgttttgatttgttaaGTTAAATATTTGATCCAGAAGAGGAAGTCAAAAGATGCATCTTGGCATAAGATATGGAAAAGAATCTgtatgaagaaaagaaaaaaaaggtcactttCTAATCATGAGTTTTTCACGGATCATTGAATTAACCAGCGTGAATGGGTGGGGACCTCGAGGGTCTGCGGGTGGCTGGCTGCAAAGATGCCTGAATGAAAGAGTTTGTTGTTGGATACTGAGAGAGGGACATgaaagaggagaaggagaCGGTGAATTTGTCGGGTGACTCTCCCCCTCTCCCAGAGCCTTCTCACCCTGCGGCCCTGCCTCGCTTTGCCCATGTGAGCCAGAGTTCAAATGCAGGGCCCACAGCTGCTTCTTCaggctgacacacacacacacacatgctcgcATAAATATTGTGCAGAATTTTGTTATCCTGGTCTAAATCCCAAATCTTTTACTTGGAATTGTAAATAAACCGCTAAAATTGTCTGACCCACAAAACGTTCGGACAACATGAAGAAAATCTTTTATTAGGTCTCCATATTTGtttacacacaaataaacatgGATGTTTCAAAACTGAACAATTTGAAGACAGTCAGCCCATTATTAGCAGTTCTGAAACAAACATCAGTGACAAATGCGAGCATCAGGCAGAAACGTCCTATGTCCaaatttggtcattttcattattttttttctttcatagatCTTCTCAGTCCCCACGtgggtctgttttttttcttcttaacaAATGATTGACTAATCTAAGTGCTGAAAATGGCTTCCGCTCTGTGGCAATGCAATTTGAATGGCTtctgatgttttttgttgttgtttggtttCCTGAAAATGGAAGAAACAGGCAATGTATAGTTGatagatggacggacggacagaagCAGTATTTTCTGTGGTGTTTTCTTTCCCTAAATGTCAGCACAATGCCGACATTGACTGTGACCGAGGTTGTGAATTCCCCTCTGGTTGGATCTATCATCAGAATTAAAGCAAAAGAATTAAAGCATGGAAGGATGGCAAAGCAGCTGATTTCTAAACCAGACAGATCAAGATTTTCAATCAAGAcaagaaaagtgaaaataaaaaggaaacgACAAgcttgaaaatataaaacagtAGAGCCAATTCtttccttattttttttatttgataccAAAACATGAATATACGACAAAAGTGTTGCGTTCCAGGGGTGTTTACATCCGGATTGGACACACAGGTTAAAAGATAACATCGGAACGGGGtagatttaaaagaaataaaagtgaatttaGTTGCAATTTGGATGCTTGCAATAACTGCAGTGTGACTTATTCACATCAtatgttttgcaaaaaaataaataaaacaagtttGAATGTTAGAGGAGTGCAAATCCCAAAAAACAGTTGTAGAAGACAAAGATCCCATAATTAGCATACTTACAAATGTCTGGCACAAAGACTCACTGTTGCTCCCTTGAAGGACAATACACAAtatggaccccccccccccggatcACCCCAATAACCATCGACGTGACCCGGGCCGGCTTCTCCTATTTAACCATTCCACCCATGACTCTCATTCACTCAGTGACCCGTTAATGAAAAGCTGATAGCCTCCAGGCCTGTTCCTGCGCAACTGGCCCCTTCCTCCCTTGTTCTCGCCTTTCATGTTTGACACCGGCAGATATGCACTTCCTCTACTCATGAGACTCAAATGTCCAATTTGGCGCTGGTGCATGGGAACCTCATCGCTTTGACACGTAGCATGGTGGAGACAAAACAGGTTGATGGTTTTGTTAGGATTctgatggagaaaaaaataatgcagtcATAGGAAGTAGGGAAGAGTGACTGGTTTCAAAACATCtgatttgtggaaaaaaaaataaaaaaaattcacaaaggAACAAATTTCCTCCGGGGTCAAACCGTCTCTATCATAtgacctctctctctctctctctctcgctcactcATTCCTTCCATAAGTGGACATCTTCTGgtccctctcttttttttctttccaagccTTCCTCTTCTTAAACTTTTCCACAGctgctatttattttcaatgtgcTCAATATTTAATACTGCTGCAACTCTGTTGAGCCAGGATTCATGTTGGGCCTCCAGCCTTtaaatttttgtgtgtgggtcACAAGACAAAATCAAACTGCACCCACTGGCGAAAAAGCAGTTGTGTggtctttctctttttgctgTCTGACATCTCAATCATGACCTGCTTTTGGTTCTGTTCTACAAATGTGAAAGTACTTAGCACAATCCTCGTCCAACAGCGTTTAAATGCACTTTATCACTTCACAATTCATCTCAGCAGTCACAGTATCAATCAACTGTCACATGATCAGTCGTAGAAAAATGTAGCTACTTAATGTCATATTTGGTAGAAcctgtaaaatgaaaaaaaataaataaatctaaactcatatacacacattaagtaaatattgattgttttctttcaaagcaCCTTTTAATAATTCACGTTTGTTAGTTTTAATGGGGCTCTGTACTTTAAATAACTGCACTGACATCTAGTGGCAAAGAAAGCAACAGCAAGGACAATTGAAAGATTTATTTACGACATGACATGAAATGgaaacatcatttttttttaaagtgctttgttttcttagtAATCTTATTTTATGTGCGATTGGAACATGTACAAAGCAGGAACGTGttacagcaacaacaacaaaatacttCTTGAAGAAACATTACATTGTACATATTAACTTGACTTCATCCCTTTTGTTACAATGACTTTACATCATGGCTGACATCATTCCAAAGTGTGACCACAGGAGTCTGTTTTGGTGTATATATTTGAGTACACGATTTCGCTAAACTGCTAAACAGTATAACTCATTCAGTACCATTGACgattatagacgtcaaagatattacctgggttggcagtgaatgagttcaaTGCGCATCTTCAAATGTCTGGCTCGTTCTTATAGGTGACTGGATCGAGTGGAATGGTTTTCTGGAGGATGTCAAACTCCATCTGATTATTGTCCATGTCCAGAACACACATGAGATTGTGACTGCCAGATGTCACGGTGCTTGtgtctttaaaaatattctgGAAGTCCACAGAAGTCCTTCTCTCCTCTACTCTTTCTTTCCCTCCAATCTGACAGGAGTCAAAgatgtcttcttcttcttccccgCAGCTCAGCGCTACCTCGTTCTCATAGCAGAAGGTACTGACCGAACAAGGGATCAAACTTTTTGAAGACATACACGCCGAGATAGGAGAAACATTCCGACTCGCGGTCTCGTCCAGCTCTTTGGCGCTGAAGTTGGGTGTCGACGACACCTCGTACGTGGAGTCGAAGCGTGCGTAATCGACCTTGTAGCAGTTGCGGTCTTCATAAATGACAGGCTCGAACCTGTGGCCCCAGAAGATCTCCTTGGATAGGTAAGAACTACGAAACTGGGTGGTCATGGCTGTGGCTTCCACCATTCCTTCCAAGATCACGACAATCTCAAAATCATCAGTCTCCAGATTGACTCGGCTGATCGTATACAAGGGACTGTCTTTGTCTATCTCGTGGACGATAACCAGCGGGGACACCAGAAACAACCTGTCCGTGCCTTCATCGTAACCCACGTTGAGGTCCATCTGCTCCATCGGGATGAATTCTCCTTCCGTCGTAACGTAGGAACGAATAAGCTGCGCCCGGACGTGAGCTTCCACGATGTGGCTCTTCCGTAGGTTCCCCACTCTCCACATGAGGCACAGCTTACCATCACGAAGAGCAATGACAGCATTTTTGGAGAACACAAGCGtttggtttcttttctttggccGTGCCATTTTCGCCATGATGGTGCCAATCATGAAGGAGTCAATGATGCAACCCAGGATGGATTGAACGACGACTGTTATGACAGCCAAGGGACATTCCTCGGTGACGCAGCGCCAACCGTAGCCGATGGTGGTCTGCGTTTccatggaaaacaaaagagcGCCGACAAATCCCTGGACATGAAGGATGCAAGGCATTCTTCTTGTCTGACCTGCTGTAGTTTGTCCAGAATTGGGCGTACTATACGACCCACTCACCTCTAGCCCCTCCCCTTTCACCATAAGATGCTCCTCAAAGTCCCCGTGGGAGAAGGAGACGCTGTAAAAAATGATGCCGAAGAAAAGCCAGGAGATCAAAAAACTGGTGCAGAATATAAACATCAGGTATCTCCAGCGGATGTCCACACAGGTGGTGAAAATATCCGCTAGGTAACGCTGCCGCTTTTCCTCCATGTTCGTGAAGACAACATTACATTGTCcggttttttttacaaagcgGCTCCGTGCTTGGCCGGAGCCTCTTGTCAGAACCTTCCCGTTGTAGTTGTTCATCCCTGGTGGTCCCCGTGCACGGGGGACAGCAGCGGAGGCTTCCGaacgccgcctcctcctcccgctGTCTATTTTCTTGTCACAGGCCGAGTGTGAGTGGACGTCGGAGGAAGTGTGATTGTTCTTGAGATCCAAGATGCAGATCTTTCCACACTCTTCTATGTTGTTTGATACAATGCTGTACCTGCGAGGCAAAGGATGGCAAGATTAatgttatttataaatatataaacaatTTAGCCGCATAGTTCTGCTTTATAATTGTTACTGATTGTTTTTTAGGAACTTTTATTGCTACGTCACTGGCATTTTGTAGATAGGTGAACATTAAGTGGATTATAATTTGGGAAGGTGAGTTGAGTTTATGGGAGGGATTACTGTCATGTCCATTTATGGGATTATATGTATGTGTCTGAGTCATAGTCCATTTGGAGTTGAATCAACAGAAGCACGCTTTGATGAGTTTGGTGTGAGAGACTTGACATTTATGCCAGCAACTAGTTTTTGGAGATTCAATACAACAGAGGTTGCGTGGCAACATCAATAATATTTGACCTCAGTGTATAGTCACAAATGAGTTCTTATTTTGTTCGATACAGTGCCCCAATGCTCACAACACTTTTGTCTATGCCAGTAGCTgtttaacattttttatttattttaatgtaattatttttgtatttattttaattaaaaaaaatgttttaatttaattatttttaaatcttaatttaattaatttttattttattgatcaaATATGACACACTTTGTTTAATCATTCCAAAGCCCTCtggattcatttattttaattgagaGTAATATCTACCGATATGAATAATCAATTTTCTTGCCAGGAATTGAATCAGgaaccaaattaaaaaaaaaaagagagagagagagatacaGTCAACTGATATTGAGGCACGCATACATAGAACATTTGTTCATGATCAGAAAATTAGGTGCCATTAATCGCATAACATGCTGTGTGGCTGCATGGTGGGGAGGAGAACTCTGTGTAGGACAGTACAGAATGGCCTTAACCTTTGTGACGATCTGCTTGCTCTAAATATTCCTGAGCTGCTCCTGACTCACGCTGTATCCGTGTCCAATTACTTTGGCAACAGAATAGATGCCTGCCTGATACGGCATCATCGCTCTTGTCTGGATTCATCTACGTCCAAACAGAACCACTCCAGGAGTCCTACACAGAAGACTGCCTCCATCACCTTGTGGGACCTACTTGTTCCCATGGCAACAATAATCCCTCATTTGAGGTTTTTGGGTGGGAGGCCAGAGTCTGATGACTCCCACAGATCAGGCGTCCAACATGCAGGCAATACTTGGGCCTTTAAGAAAAACACTGGAGAAGAACAGAAGCCAATGAGCACAAACAATAgtcacgaaaaaaaaaaaaatcacctcgAAGAATGACATCAATCAAGGCATATTTGTTACTTCCGGGATACTTGTTGATTTTCGaatctgatttttttccacGCCATTCTTATATCATTGCtgattaaaaagaagaaaaaaaaaaagtggatttagACTTAATCCTCGTTTGACCCTGGCCGTGTTTTACAGACATCTGAGACAAGATTATCTTGTCACAAGGAGCATTGTGGACCCAATAAAATGAGATTGTACCATAACACTGCAccggaaagaagaaaaaaaaaactttacctTGATCAACTCTAGAATTTGATGATCAAAAACGATTATAGACTTGACTCACAGCAATTAGTGAGCGACTCTAGCCACAGCCCTCTTCCTAGATGTGTTATCATTCCACCCTCCATCATATCCTTTGTCATCTCAGATGCATTTAATTCTATTACCAAAGTCATCTATAAGGATGACTGTACATGCATTGATAATTAAAtgataaatgcaaaaaaaatgtcgaAATCACCACTGGCATTTTGACTTATTTCTTAGTAGTTGAGTCACGCTGTaatagatttatttttatatatactgtatatttgaagaagaaaaaaagactgtataatttttattttactactTTCCTATGATGTCACCTCCCCAGTGCCAAAGCGAGATTGACCAAGTCATACTTGCCCGAGGACTTTTCATGACAAGCTagttttctgacatttttctttcaaacattCCTGAATTAAACAGATAAATGATCTAATTGCAATTTCCAAATTGTGACGATGATGAAAAACATACTCACCCTACTGTTGTCGTAATTGAAATTCCCTGAAAGTTGACTTCTCAAAGTCCCACTAGCGCTGTCAATGCTTCTATTCCTCCTTCctctctttcactttcttTTACTGACTTCCTCTTGAATAATTCTTCATCATTCTTTCCTTTTAATCCCTTATTGTCCTCCTTTATGACTTGTGTAACCCTGCCACTGAGCACTCTCCCGTAACTGCTGTGTCAATCTACCTCAGCATGGACGATACgtgatgggagggggggaggaagagggatgatgatgatgatgtgaaCTAAAAATGGTGATGGGGGGCTCCAAATGTGTTGATGTAAAAACACAAGTATGCATCTTGTTTTGTGTACGTGCAATGTGAAAAAGATATTATACACGATAAAGTCTGTAAACACCAAATAATACTAAATAACCTCCTTCACAGAAACTGtctgcttttaaaatgtgcagCTTTAATTCTCTGCTGCCTTTGTGCTTTCGCTGCAATGGGCtcccactcactcactcactcactcatatTCGTGATTATTCTACAATGAGCACGATGATTTTGAACCGCACATCATAGGTGGATTTTGAGTGATACTTTGGTTGATGTGgtaataggaaaaaaaaactggtttaGAGGTGCAAGTGTTGGAttacatatatttattatgagTGCATCCATACAgataaaatgaatacattttgcaattttatttccaGATGCATATATACAATCCTCAACCTGCTTGACTCCAACCACAACTTAATCCCATCAATCGTTGATtggaatgttatttttttttaacaccatcacCTCTGAGTGACAATGTGGGAGtgatattttcatatttcaaaagGAGGAACAAGTGGGTGGCAGGAGATATGTGAACTGTAAATAGCTTCAACATTGTGGTGAACTCAAAACATGAAGATAGAGGAGAACCTGGAAGGGATTTCCAAGGATGCTCGGAGATCAACACATTGTGCCGATATCAACAATATGAGATGGATGAGAAGGATGATGGGGAGACCTGACTCTGTATGTATAAATAGAAGTTAATCAGGCCTGGGTGACAGATTACTTGCCATGTCTTAGTCCTGGCGTCAGATTCGTCCACTGTATGTCCTATCTAAAGTACATTTGATGCCCCCTGTCTTCTTTGGTtatcaatttgttttattatggaTCAGTCACTGAGGTAGAGGAAGAACATAACTGCGTCATGTTCAAGTTCTGATCATAGTTAAATAGGTTTAGATTTTTAATTatacaaaatttcattttgattgaaaataaataggtATTTATAAAAGGATAAACATaactaaaatattttcatactaCATTATAATAACGGATTTGATTACGACCAACTATCGATTTACGGTAAATTTGTTAAAATAGGTTTAGATTTTTAATTATACAAAATTCCATtttgattgaaaataaatgggtATTTATAAAAGGATATACATaactaaaatattttcatactaCATTATAATAACGGATTTGATTACGACCAACTATCGATTTACGGTCAATTGACTACACTTTTAGTTTGAAAATACAGACCGGAAGCGCTTTATTATACCAACGCAATTAATACGAATGACGCGTAAATGCTGCGTGAACTGTCAGCCACGTCACCTCCTCTTGCAACTACTTTTAGTGGGAGCACTTTGTAATCtttgtatgttttgtttttgtttatcaaACAACCGGTTGGGTTAACAACGTGTATCGCGTTTGGCATGCTTTTGTAGCATTTGTTTCCCTCAAGCTCGCCTTCAAATTGCATTTGATTGTCGGCCCAGTCGCCAAAGTTATTCAATTAATTCGAGGTGTCactgaaaaggaaacgtgaACAAAATGAACGCGTTTCGTCTGGCTGGTGATGTGTCTCATCTGTTGGCCATCATCATCCTGTTAATAAAGATTTATAGATCCAGATCATGTGCAGGTAggtgggcttttttttgtgtcttgcaTCTTTGCGCTTTATTACATTGTGCAGCCTTTAGTGTATTGCTTTAAAGTGAGTTCGTATATTAACATTAAATGTACGAACATCGTGCAATATCGCTGATATAAATTTTAATTGGGGTATTTTAATAATATGGCAAAGAGTGGAAGCTACGTGGCAGGTAGCAAAAGTGTTCTACTTCCTCTTTTTTATTACGCTGCTCTTTATAAATGGCCACACTAATAATAAGATTTCCGCTGAAATATCTCAATAAACCTAATTTTTGGAATGCACATGTTCATTGATCCAGTACTCATTAGATCATTAGATCTCAACCAGGATGCTCTCTGTGGAATTTGTCCTTTCATTGTCTGACTGGAAGAGTCACAGAAAGGCGTAGACGTCCTCAAAAGTTAAACAAAATATCCTTTTGTGAATTTTATCCACTATGTAAGTGGATACAAAATTGTGCATTTAATAGTTTCAAGAAATCCCCTGGAAAGGTTTCATtgcatttttgatttttgaaaacatCCTTTTTTTATGACAACATGTGCAAAACTTTCACCActcttattatttttgtttacaggCATCTCCGGGAAGTCTCAGGTGCTGTTTGCGCTTGTCTTCACCACCAGATACCTCGACTTATTCTCCATGTTCATTTCTCCTTACAACACAATTATGAAGGTaacttaaaaacaattttaagaaATTCCATTGCAAGAACTACTTAGCAGCTGACCTAATCATTCCTTTGCCATTATTGTCATGAAAAGGTGGTGTTTCTGGCGCTGTCCTACGCCACCGTCTACATGATCTACATGCGCTTCAGAAACACTTACGACTCTGAGAATGACTCGTTCCGCGTGGAGTTCCTGTTGGTGCCGGTTATTGGTCTTTCCTTACTGGAGAACTACGCCTTCACACCCTTGGAGGTAAACAAGCTTTTATTGTATAGTATATTGTGACATTCCTTTGAGTCTGAGtcacgtttctttttttctatccAGGTCCTTTGGACCTTCTCGATCTTCTTGGAATCTGTGGCCATAATGCCGCAGCTCTTCATGATCTCCAAGACGGGCGAGGCCGAGTCCATCACCACCCATTATTTGTTCTTCCTCGGCCTGTACAGAGCCCTTTACATCGGCAATTGGGTTTGGCGCTACCACACCGAGGGCTTCTTTGATCATATCGCCGTGGTGGCTGGAGTGGTGCAGACCATTTTCTACTGTGACTTCTTCTACCTTTATGTCACAAAAGGTGAGCTAAAACTTTCTGAGcaattacataaaaaaatttcCTACAGCATGATAGCAACTTTTATTTAATACAGCTGTTTtgaaattctaaaaatatgGATCACCTCAGCTAGTTACTGAAACGGTACCGATTATGTGGTATCAGTACTTACCCATCCCTAAGTATAATGTTTCACTCAGCCATTTTATATATAGCACAACTGGTTGTAGCAGCCACTAATTAGTACAGGCTGAACTAGTTTGCAGTCACagagataaaaacaaaaatgcactgTGAAATACTTCGCATAACAAACCTAATAATGcttgcattttgaaatgagaCCAAATCATTggtctctttcttttttttttaaattaaatctttgttttgaattttctgTGCAGTACTAAGAGGgagagggaaaatgacccTGCCAATGCCTGTCTAGTCACCAGTTGAAGCACagaggaccccccccccccaaaaaaaaagtacatcatAACTCTGGGATAGATGAGACGACATTCCGTGGAGCAAACAAGTGCTTTTCTTGAAATGTAATTCCTACCTGGCTGGTACTTCTTATCTTACTtgatatgtatgtatacataaGGTAGGATGTAAACATGACAGTGAAAATGTATGATGTTTTTACACACAGCCCAAATTTGGGCAACTTTACAACACTATTTGAatagattttatttaataattgagtccgcaaagacaaatgaatACAGTTTTTGGAATATGAACCGGGCTCTCAAAGAAATGTTTGTCTAAAATCTACATGAGCGCTCATAGTTTGAAACGGTTACtgttttaaaatcttttaGTCACCAATATTATATTTGATGTAAAAATGTACTCAGTGATGGAGCTCAAAGTGCCTTGGGATTTTTTAGACACTCCCTCTTTacctttttaatatttgacctttCCCTTTATTTCTAatgatgtgacatttttgtatttttcctcttgtactttttttcaggttaatgtatttttcaagTAGGGTGTAAAAGGGctaaccattttttttgtgcatgaagccaaaaatgaaacacataATATAAATGGAAATTCAATCCAATGCAAGTTATCATTTTAGCCATTTTTTCCGTGtcactttaaatgtttttctccCTAAATTAAATTGCACATCATTTATTAACATGGCCTTTGTTGTGATCTGTCAACACTCCAGTTGCCTCGTGATGTTTTGATATTACGtaatcatttctttcatgACCTTGATGTGTTTTAGTTCCCGAGCCTGATCTGGAATTCTTCAGCGTAGAAACGTTTTGCGATGCTTGTAGAGCACCTTACTTCCTTCTCTCACAGCACCTCCCACCACTTTTGCAGCTGAACTAATGGAGAACGGCGAGGTGACcagagccgccgccgccttctcCACCACCTTGACCTtcttgagagctttgcctttgtcCCCGTCTGTCTGGACAATCCCGGCCCCTTCTGCTGCACCCGTTCCAATCGCAGTCAACAGCTCGCACCAGAAGAGCCTCTCTGCTCTCCGCCTgacctcctcatcctccttcctcctcctcttttctACCTCCGGCTCTTGCTCCTCTGTTGGGTCATCCTCAATATTCATCCACCTTTGTCGTCTTTGTTGCAGCATCTTCTCCCGGGTGTCTCGGATGGCATTCTCGGCCTCCTTGAACATGTCGTTGGTATAGCAACATCCTTCGTTGCCGTCCACAAGCTTGTCAATCTTTCTCAGGAGTTGCTCCACTTGTTGTGAACACGAGGTCGTATTCTGCTCGCTGTTGTCAAACACGTGAAAGCCTCCATGGCAGCTGCTGACAAACGCAGACAGCTCATCATTCTGCTCCAGAAAGTCTTCAACACATTTTCCATGCAACTGGTCTCCCCACGTGAATAGCACCAAAGTAAACCTTGTGACTCCAGGTCCAAATGTCGCCTTGATCCACTCCAGGACATCTCTTTCTTCTTGGGTGAACCTGCCAGGTTGAAGGGTCACCAAGAATACATGGGGGCCATGAGAGGACAGGACCACACACCGTCCCACTTCTCGAATGACCTCCTGAGTGGACAGATGCGTGTGGAAGAACCCCGGCGTGTCAATCACAGAGATGCCCCTTCCGTCTACTGTCCCAGTCTCCTTCATGCAACGTGTGGTGACGGAACAGGAGGAGACATCAACACTGAAGGCCGGCCTACACAGGATGGTGTTGCCTGAGGAGCTCCTTCCTGATCCTGTCTTTCCTAGAAGAGCAATCCTTAGCTCAGCATCTGATGTGGACCGAGATGCTTCACAGGCTGCAGCAAAAAGTAACATAATATATCACTAGCCACAGAATCACTCGCAAAATAGAGTTGGAGCCAATACAAGaaccaaaaaataatataataaatccCACTTGCCCATGT
It encodes the following:
- the LOC119126038 gene encoding ATP-sensitive inward rectifier potassium channel 12 translates to MRDYCCHGNKYSIVSNNIEECGKICILDLKNNHTSSDVHSHSACDKKIDSGRRRRRSEASAAVPRARGPPGMNNYNGKVLTRGSGQARSRFVKKTGQCNVVFTNMEEKRQRYLADIFTTCVDIRWRYLMFIFCTSFLISWLFFGIIFYSVSFSHGDFEEHLMVKGEGLEVSGSYSTPNSGQTTAGQTRRMPCILHVQGFVGALLFSMETQTTIGYGWRCVTEECPLAVITVVVQSILGCIIDSFMIGTIMAKMARPKKRNQTLVFSKNAVIALRDGKLCLMWRVGNLRKSHIVEAHVRAQLIRSYVTTEGEFIPMEQMDLNVGYDEGTDRLFLVSPLVIVHEIDKDSPLYTISRVNLETDDFEIVVILEGMVEATAMTTQFRSSYLSKEIFWGHRFEPVIYEDRNCYKVDYARFDSTYEVSSTPNFSAKELDETASRNVSPISACMSSKSLIPCSVSTFCYENEVALSCGEEEEDIFDSCQIGGKERVEERRTSVDFQNIFKDTSTVTSGSHNLMCVLDMDNNQMEFDILQKTIPLDPVTYKNEPDI
- the kdelr3 gene encoding ER lumen protein-retaining receptor 3, encoding MNAFRLAGDVSHLLAIIILLIKIYRSRSCAGISGKSQVLFALVFTTRYLDLFSMFISPYNTIMKVVFLALSYATVYMIYMRFRNTYDSENDSFRVEFLLVPVIGLSLLENYAFTPLEVLWTFSIFLESVAIMPQLFMISKTGEAESITTHYLFFLGLYRALYIGNWVWRYHTEGFFDHIAVVAGVVQTIFYCDFFYLYVTKVLRGRGKMTLPMPV
- the LOC119125591 gene encoding GTPase IMAP family member 7-like; this translates as MSASETAASSGACEASRSTSDAELRIALLGKTGSGRSSSGNTILCRPAFSVDVSSCSVTTRCMKETGTVDGRGISVIDTPGFFHTHLSTQEVIREVGRCVVLSSHGPHVFLVTLQPGRFTQEERDVLEWIKATFGPGVTRFTLVLFTWGDQLHGKCVEDFLEQNDELSAFVSSCHGGFHVFDNSEQNTTSCSQQVEQLLRKIDKLVDGNEGCCYTNDMFKEAENAIRDTREKMLQQRRQRWMNIEDDPTEEQEPEVEKRRRKEDEEVRRRAERLFWCELLTAIGTGAAEGAGIVQTDGDKGKALKKVKVVEKAAAALVTSPFSISSAAKVVGGAVREGSKVLYKHRKTFLR